TTCCGTCGATCTGGTTTGAGGCCAGCCCGAGTGCACAATCCGCGCCGTACGTATCGAGAAGGTGCGATGCTCGTAGCCGGGTTCGTCATTCGAACCGTACCGGCGCGAGCGGACACCATTCGCTCGTTTCTCAAGTCCTTACGCGCACGTCCGATTCGACGGCTCCCGAATAGACAGGTACAATGCGCGTGATTTATACGGTATGCCGGGGATCGCATACCACGCGCGCTCTCGGCTGAGTGGTTCTCACAATAGAGGTTATTTCAATGCTAACTGTCAGTCGCATTGCCGTCGCAATTGTTCTCGCAACCGCCATCCTGCATCCTTCCACTTCGGCACAGACACAGCCCGTTTCACACGCAGCAGACAGCCCTGCGCCGCAACCGAACAAAAAGCAAACCGCCACACCGGTGAAGCTGGGGCCATTCAACGTGAGTGGCTCGTGGCGCGTCCGAATGGAAGCGCCCGACTGGTTCGACGCGCCGGGGTTTAATGATGATTACGCCTACGTGCAATCAATCTTTCGTTTGAGTTTCGGCTTACAGCGGAAGACATGGGATTTCAATTTTGAACTGTCTCAGCCGAGCGTTCTCGGGTTGCCGGACGATGCGGTGGCTCCTGGCGCTCCCGGCCAGCTTGGGCTGGGTGCGAACTACTTCGCAGCGAATGACAACCAGCGGTACGCTGCCTGGGTCTATCCGAGCAAGCTTTATTTGCGATTCAAGAACTTCGGAGGCGACGCCCAGAACCAATTGACAATAGGACGATTTGAATTCGTGGAGGGCATGGAGCCTGGGACAACGGACAAGACACTTACCGCTCTCAAAGCGATGCGCATTGCACATCGCTTAATCGGACCCTTCACGTTCGCCGTTCATGGGCGCAGCCAGGATGGAGCAACCCTTTCCCTCATGGCTCCAGGCAACAGCAATCTCACTTTCGCGGCGGCTCGTCCAACTCGCGGAGTGTTCCAGATGGATGGGCTCGGTGAGCTCGACATCTCCTGGGAGTACGGCGCGTATACCAAGCCTTTCACTTTCAAGAATGGCGCCGCCGAATTCCGGCTGTTTGGACTTGGCTACCAGGATTACCGCGCTGTGGCGAAAACCGACAACCGCCCTGCCCTCGTACGCTCCGGGATTGACCGCTTCGAGAACATCAATATCGGTTCTTATGGAGCTGACTTCTTGCATGTGTTGAATACGAAGAGTGCGGGAAAATGGGATTTGCTTTTGTGGGGAGTCGCGCAGACCGGGGAATGGGGTGTGCAGGATCACCGCGCCGGTGCAGGCGCAGCGGAACTAGGGTGGCAGCCTCCTATTACGAGCTTGAAACCATGGTTGCGAGTTGGCTATTTCATTGGAAGCGGCGATGGCGACCCGAATGACAATGAGCACAATACATTCTTCCAGGTCCTTCCAACGCCACGATGGTACGCACGATACCCGTTCTACAATCTCCAGAACAGCCAGGATGCATCAGCTACACTGATACTCCGTCCCGGAACAAAGTGGAACATTCGCTCGGAGTATCACAACCTGAGCCTCGCTTCCCGCAACGATCTCTGGTACCAAGGCGGCGGCGCCTTCCAGCCACACACGTTTGGTTACATAGGTCGGCCCAGCAATGGGAACAAGGGCTTCGCAAACGTGTGGGACATTAGCGCCGACTATCAGCTGAATTCGAAACTCGTGATCGGGTTTTACTTCGCCAATGTCTGGGGTCACAGCGTAATCCGCTCGATCTATCCGACAGGTGACACCTCTCGTTTCGGATTCACGGAAGTCACATATAAGTTTTGACAGTTGTTGTTTGTTAGCATCGTCGCGCTATCAGTCCCGAACAGCGCGTGCTAGGCGACCCGGTCTTTCACATCCGCCGAAGTTGAGATTCGTGCACAGTGGGCACAGCAATAGAATCGACCGCCAACCTCTACGCCGTGTCCAATCACGCGGCACTGGCAATGTTCGCAAATTGGTGCGATTGCCTGAATTGCGCATTCGAAGCTGTCAAAGGTATGCTGCGCCCCGGCCGCGATTAGCTCAAAGGACTTGTCGTAATCGTTACCGCACACTTCGCACTTGGCCATCACTCCTCCTTCGTTACACATAAAGCACGAGCAGCGCCACAAAGCGCCAGCGCCGGTGCAACATGGCATAAGCGTAGATGTCAGGAGATTAAGTTCTGTTGTCGAGCGCGAATCAGAGCGCGCGCTTCGTGGTGTACGGAGTAGTGCCTGAGTTTGCGTCGGTTCGACGGAGAGCGATGCGGGCGATTGAGGGTTCAAACTCGCCGGGCGCCCC
Above is a genomic segment from Clostridia bacterium containing:
- a CDS encoding alginate export family protein; translation: MLTVSRIAVAIVLATAILHPSTSAQTQPVSHAADSPAPQPNKKQTATPVKLGPFNVSGSWRVRMEAPDWFDAPGFNDDYAYVQSIFRLSFGLQRKTWDFNFELSQPSVLGLPDDAVAPGAPGQLGLGANYFAANDNQRYAAWVYPSKLYLRFKNFGGDAQNQLTIGRFEFVEGMEPGTTDKTLTALKAMRIAHRLIGPFTFAVHGRSQDGATLSLMAPGNSNLTFAAARPTRGVFQMDGLGELDISWEYGAYTKPFTFKNGAAEFRLFGLGYQDYRAVAKTDNRPALVRSGIDRFENINIGSYGADFLHVLNTKSAGKWDLLLWGVAQTGEWGVQDHRAGAGAAELGWQPPITSLKPWLRVGYFIGSGDGDPNDNEHNTFFQVLPTPRWYARYPFYNLQNSQDASATLILRPGTKWNIRSEYHNLSLASRNDLWYQGGGAFQPHTFGYIGRPSNGNKGFANVWDISADYQLNSKLVIGFYFANVWGHSVIRSIYPTGDTSRFGFTEVTYKF